GAGTATGTTTTTATACCATTTCAAGTCTTCAGCATATATCAGAAGCTATTGATTTGAAAAACATGTAAATTCGGAGGTGCAGGCCAATCAATGTACCAAGCAGATGGAACTCAACGAGAACGGCGGCAGATGAGGAAGCAGCAAAGCAACAACAAGGGATGCCAGCATTTCCAAGAAGTCGTACTTTCTATAACGAAAATCTTTACATGGAAAATGAATACAATAACAATGTGGTCGACAACTTGATGAGAAGCTCATCGTACAACTATGGATTCAGTCGGCGTGCCACTTCTCCAGAAATCATAAGCTTGGAACCCCATTCTTTTCGAAGTGTCAAAATATCAGCTGATGATTTTGAGTTCAATTCCCCTTCATCTCCTGCCTCTTCACTTTGTCATGAACCAGTCAGTGTCCCAAGTGATTCAATGCACCaaaaagaagatgatgaagatgaagatgaagacgaGGAAGAAGTTATGAGTTCTTATGTCATTGAGATCAACTCTGATGTTAGAGAGAGTAATGGTGAAGCAGTTTCAATTGATGAAGCGATTGCTTGGGCAAAGGAAAGATACAATTCACAAAGTTCTGAAAAAACCCAGTCAACTGAAACAGAAGGTGAGATTgtgaattatgaatttttgtgaCCAAAGTTAAGCTGGATGGATAAAATAACATGATCTTCATATATGGTTTGCAGCAAGGTCTAATTCCCATGAATCATTTGACCTGCAAATGGATGGCCATGGAACAATGCAATCTCCAATGGTAAATTCTCTCTCTCCTCTTCAGAAGCAAAATTTTAGTGTCACAGACGAATTATAAAACATGTTTTTGCTTTTACTTCTTAATTTGcaggaagatgaagaaaagaaattgaaagtcaAAGAAGAACTAGACAGAACAGAAGAGCATGTAAGTTAGAGCCATTGTAGATTCTTTCTGTTGACTGGTTTATGAGCAAGATTTGATCAACATGTACTTTTTCCTTTGATGCAACTGCAGATTAAAATGGGGATTTTGGATGATGATGTCAAGCTTTGGTCATCTGGGAAAGAAAATAACATCCAATTGCTCCTTTCAACACTTCATCATGTAAGATGTTTAAGTAACCTTTACCTTGGTTTAAGGATTTCATTTATTTCCAGACGAGattataacatataatttttttattggttgGTTAATTGAAAATGTATTCAGATTCTGTGGCCTAATAGCGGTTGGAACATGATCCCATTAACAAATCTTAAAGAAAGCTCACAAGTGAAAAAAGCTTATCAGAAAGCTAGGCTATGTCTTCACCCAGACAAACTGCAACAAAGAGGTGCATCCCTTTCGCAAAAATATGTTGCAGAGAAGGTCTTTTCCATCCTCCAGGTAACACAAAGAGGGTTCCCCTTTTGAATTTTGTGAGGAAATAAAAGTGACTCATTGTGAAATTCAATCTAAATTCAGGTTTTAATTTGATGCTATATGACACTGTAGGACGCATGGGCTGCTTTCATCTCCCAAGATGTCTTCTTCAACTAGTCGAAGACCCCAGGGGATATCGGAACCTTTCCAGGAAGCTTGTAACAAACAAACAGTCCTTGGACTAGGATTGAGGAGGTTTGTTTAAAAGGCTAAAAACTATGGGAATGTGCAAGAAGTATCTATTACGTTAATTTGGTAGATATGGTAAGAACTGAAATTAGACCATATATGCAAGAATTTTGTATGGTGGTTTGATGTTTTGTGAAGATGCCTACATTCTACATTTCTCATTCATCCAGGAAGACCTAATAACCAGAAAATCAATCAAAATGCTGTTTGAAAATAAAGTTAaggattataatatatatatactctatGCCTTTGATTTGACCATGATGACTCAGTAGACAAATTTGCCagagaaaaaaaaaaatctaaaagtgTTCTTTGATACTCCCAAGCTAACGCAGTCTCTCTGATCGAGGGTTGATCTTTCTGTGTTCTAACCTATCAGAATTAAAACTGAACTATAATGCAACTATGCCCGCCAACGGACCTAACTGAATTAAAACCTGAACTATCATGCAATTATGCCCACCAATGGTACACCATGTTTTTTTAATCAGAAACAAGTTGGGAAATAACGCTAAAAGACAAGGACCTATTTATACTCATCAATTATATAGAAAATGAATCGAACTGGATAGAGTAAATGAAGGGCTTGTTCTGCAAAAAAACACTGACACGGATGTGAATGAATTATTTATAAGACAAGTTCAATCTGATAGAGTAACTGAGGGTTGTTCTGCAAAAAGCATTGTCAcaaatgtgaatgaatgattgtAAGCCAAGTTCAATCTTCAGTACAGTACAGAGAGAATAAACGAAAGTGCTAAAGACAAGAGAACAAGGTTTTTTCTTTAAGTCCCAGAAATCCTAGAAACTACCCGAGAAATATTGGCGTGTTAAGGTCTTACAGCAACACAGAATAACATTATTAGATGTGGGTCACTGATTTGGTTACATTATCTTTGTGCCTTTCTCAGTCAAAGAGGACAACTGTGGTTTTCTATTTTCGAATGACAAGCTGAAGTTGCATCGTATCAATTCAGTGACAACAGATTGTTATCTCAGAAAGTTCTCAAAAAGCTATTTCAAACAATTACACTCGCAAGTCACATGGTTAGATTTCAGGAATGCAATGTCATTACTCAACTAGTAAAAGGAAACAAGAGACAGAGAACCATGGAGCTCATTTACATTAAATGCAAGAGATATCCAGCACAGATACAGAATTTACGAATAtcataaaatatagaattaatttgTGCACACCTGATAGTCCAAGAGGGGAATGTTACTTTTTCGTTGACAGCCAGTTTTCTAATGAACGATTTTTGTTGTCTTATTCATGTGTCATAGGAGCTTAGTGAATAAAAAATAGAGCCAAACCACCCAAGGTGTATCCACTAGTACATTTCTATTCAAGCATTATTGACGATCCCCTCTTCCCCAGGGTCAAAACAAAGTTATTGACGATCCACCGGCACTACTGCTAAGTGAAATCCGTGGTGTGGGGATCCAACACAAGATAGAGAAACTgcttttgaatttttaatgaaacaTCGTGAATATGACTTCTCGTATAAAATGGATGAATGAATATAAAGGATTAGGCACGTCATTATGTTTTCTAGATCACCATGGCTTTTCACTCCTGTTGTTTTATTCACTCAAAATTCAAGCAGCAATTTCTGCCTTCTTACATTATTGCTTATTACCAAGGGGCACGAATTCCTTCAAGATTGATAATTTTAGAGATAAAAGTGAGCAACCtaaccaataataataataataataataataataataaaagagcaAGGCGGAAGGGATAAAAGTGGGTGCAACCGATTCATGATTCAGCGTGTGTGCAGAGATATATACATAAACTTATTCattgttttcaatttttcctATTCCTTCTTCCCtctcccccccccaaaaaaaaaaaagttcttgGATTTTAACTTACTCTGAATCACTTTTGACCTCCAAAACAGTTGAACTGTCAATCTTCTTCTCTTCTTGTTTTCCCCAGCTGCCAAATGCACCCAACTAAACCTAACACAAACATTCATACAGAAAAACAGCAAATAAAATCCCTATcttcacaaaaaaaaacaattatgaaAAAGGAGAGGAGCCCGAGAGAGGGAGAGTTGGTACCTCGAAGCAGGGTGGGACCTATGATCCAACAGAGCTAATAACCTCTTCCCTCGTTGAAGCGATTTCCCTCCACTTGACCTATGAAATCTTTTTGAAACAACAGTATTATTTTGTTCCTGGGTCGGGCTTTTTTCCAGGTATTCGGGCCTCCCAGGCCTCGCTTCCTTGTCAGGGtcttcttcttcaatttttttttattcttctcaGACAGGGCCTTCAAGTTATAGACTTGAAGCAAACCAGGAGGAAATTAAGATTAGCGAGTGGAAAATCCACTTGTAGAATTTAAATGTCATTACAAGGCCCGATAGAGCATTGAGCCAAGTCCTCTTCTTTCTCCCGCGtctaaaaccattgttctgaGATTTAacagtttagggtttaaggtttttttttcttaatgtttCAAGCTTGAATCAGAAAGGAAAAAAGAACGATGGAAGTGAAGAAAAGAAGTACCCCAATTCTTCCATGGATGCGAAGCCCAGTTGACGTGAATCAGTTTGAAGCTTGTGCTCTCAATCTTGTCCCTTGTCTTGACCCCAGGTTAGAAGTTCTTTCTTTTTTCACCCTTTAAGCTTTAACTTGTTTTCCCAATTTGACTTTGATATTGAATCATTTTTGAAGGTTGACAGTTTTGATTATCGATTTCTTTCAAGTTAGGTTGGAGGTGGCTTTAGACAAAATGGGCTTCTCTTCGCTCTTCCCAGTGCAAGTTGCTGTTTGGCAGGAGACAATAGGGCCTGGGGCTTTCGAGCGAGATCTCTGCATAAATTCACCAACAGGAAGTGGGAAGACTTTAGCGTACGCTTTGCCGATCGTACAGAAGCTGTCTACTCGTTCTGTTAAATGTCTACGGGCTTTGGTGGTCTTGCCTACACGCGACTTGGCCTTGCAGGTAAACTGTTTGTAAAGTGACTCAAATCCCTCGTATGAAATCTTTACAATGGCCTGAACTATCTTATATGCTTTTTCTTTGGTTATTTGTATCCTCCTTTTACAAGTTACATCTTTTTTGTCTCGCTGCTATGAGGGATTAACATGTCGGTTTTTGGTTCGTCTTGTTCAGGTTAAGGAAGTTTTTGCAGCCATTGCACCTGCAGTAGGTTTATCTGTTGGTTTAGCGGTGGGTCAATCTTCGATTGCTGATGAAATATCAGAGCTTATAAAGAGACCTAAGCTTGAGGCAGGCATATGTTATGACCCAGAAGATGTAACATGTGAACTGCAAAGTTCAGTTGATATATTAGTGGCAACCCCAGGAAGGCTTATGGACCATATTAACTCTACAAAGGGATTTACTCTGGAGCATCTCTGTTACCTTGTAAGTGGTGGACTACTTGTATGCATTGCAACTACTATTGGGCCTTGACTTCATTTCCAATGGTATTTTTAGAATGTTTGTTCCTAAACATTGTCCATGGGATTGAAACATTTTACCTGAGATCTGTCTGTTCGAGACTTGATAATTTCGCTATCCTATCTTGACTTCCTATGGTAAATTATTTCAGGTAGTTGATGAAACAGATCGACTGCTCAGAGAAGCATATCAGTCTTGGCTACCAACTGTACTTCAATTAACTCAATCTAATGAAGAAAGCCTCTTTCCTCTTGCTAATTCTTTTCTTTCATCTACCTTTGGTTCCTTAAAAACCATAAGAAGATGGTAAGTTCTATGCTCTTTTTCATTTCTTAATCTTTGATGTTTACTATTTAGCAATGAGCCTCAGCACAAAATTATCTGAACTTAGTTTCTCATTTGTTTGTacatttttatttgtaaaatgtgcaTTTTTGTTTAGAAGCATTTACATGCATATATAGACTGGCTTGGATACGTGTAATTGTGTATGTATACATACTGGAACTAGCCTTCTTGCAGGGTGGATGTTTGATTGCTTTAACCATTCATCagctttttcctctttttttttttcttttgacaaatAGCATGGTCTGGTATAAACGATTTACCTTTTTCTTTAATCATATGGTTTCATAAAGTATTTAGTAAAATTGTGTAAAATAGTGTTCTCTTGCATATTGATCTATAAATGCTTAAAACTACCTCCTTTGGTGTCTTTGGAACTGTTGAGTGTCAAGAATAGTAACTGAGTTCCTTTACCAAATTCTTGAAAGTTTATCATCCTCGGAATAATGATATGTTCAAAATATATCCCAAGATATTTTATATGGTTTGCATATTTGATGCAGTGGTGTGGAAAGGGGGTTCAAGGGTAAATCTCACCCTAGGCTTGTGAAGATGGTTTTATCTGCCACCTTAACCCAAGATCCAAGCAAGCTTGCTCAGCTTAATCTTCATCACCCTTTACTGATGACAACAGGGAAAAGACGTTACCAGCTCCCTGAAAAATTGGAATCGTACAAACTCGTATGCTTCAAAATCTTGCGAATATATATGTCGTGTTCTTCGTGAGTCTATTAGTGTTTCAACAACCTCTTGAGCTCAAACGTTGTCAAGTTCTTTTATTTCCAGCTTGATTTTAATATGGGGTTTAAACTTAATTGCAAGGAAAAGTTGAATCTTAATTGTTTCCTTTGGCCAAAGCTCACTTAAAGTTCTTCATCAGTTTGTTGTGAAATGTCAAGACGATAACTAAATGTGTTACAAGTTTTAGCAATGCATGTGCTGTCCTTTTTCCTgctttgaattatgaaattttctGAAATTTAGTTTCTATTGCAGGTGCCTTTTTTTTTTCCTGGTTTTATTAAATTTCTATGTATTCTACAGATTTGTGAATCGAACCTGAGGCCACTGTATTTGGTTGCCCTTCTTCAAGAATTAGGAGAAGAGAAGTGTATTGTTTTCACCTCATCCACTGAGTCAACTCACCGCCTTTGTATGTTGCTGAACCTTTTTGGTGATTTAGGTATAAAAATAAAGGAGTATTCAGGCCTTCAACGTCAGTCTCGAAGAAGGTAATGCCTGGATTATTTTCACCCACTTTATATCATATTGATAACAATCATTCACAATGTTTTGATGATGTCTGTGAGGCGATTATATATATGCTCGATGAGTTTTAACGAAATGAAACTTTGTGCTGCAGCAAGACATTGAAATCATTTCGAGAAGGAAAGGTGCAAGTACTTGTATCCTCTGATGCAATGACTCGTGGAATGGATGTTCAAGGGGTGAGAAATGTCATTAATTATGACATTCCTGCATATATAAAGACCTATATTCATCGAGCTGGTCGAACTGCTAGAGCAGGTCAAGCTGGGCGTTGCTTCACATTGCTACATAAATATGAGGTACGTGAATTTGTTATTGCTTCTAACCGTGGTGGTTATTATATGTCAATGAGCACATGTGGATAAGACTTCTAGCTTTGTTGTCGTTAACCTTTTTGTCCTTTTTCAGCGAGGCAAATTTGAAACATGTAAACAAAGAACGTTGGGTTTCTTCTGGTAAAATTTGAGCTGTGAAATTATTTGTTGTTTTACTTGTTTCAGGTGAAACGTTTCAAGAAGATGTTGCAGAAAGCAGACAATGAGTCGGTTCCTCATTACTCTGTTCCTTCCAGTTCAATTGAGTCATTGCGTGCTGCTTATAACTCTGGTAATTTCTTGGTCCCTTATCCATGGCTATTCCACTTACTTACATGCCTCTTCTTGTAAACGATTTGACATATTAGAAAGTGAGATAGAGGGTTTTTCTTAAGCCTTAAAACTAAAGGTTTTCATTGTTTATAATGTATCATCAGCCCTAGGAAAATTGAAAGAGACGGTTGAATCAGAAGCGTCTCGCAAGAGAAAATTTGGTTCCAAGTTTTTGAAATTGAGCAGGACCAAGCCAACAGACCGTCGGAAGGGATGATCTATTGTAACACAGGCAAAAACTCCCTGTCTTGATGTGAAGACACAAATATAATACTGTCATGCTTGGGTGCATAGAGGTGACGACCAAGTGGGTTGGAGCAGTTCAGAAGGTTGTTCACGGATTTGGATTATTTTAAGCTTGGATTGCGCCTTGGATCAACTCGCACTTAGATTTTTTCGGATTTGGATCTTTTtagttatggttttttttttttgagattcgGATTATTTTTAATTCGGATCAATTTAGGTCGGTTGCGCATAATCTGatacaaataattttgaagttTCATagccataattttttatttatttcaattgtaataattaattatatgtttatataatgataatacatttcaaattattttgatgtttttattattataacatataatagAAATGTTTTATATAATAGGACGGGAAGTGTTTATCGtatatttatgattatatatgtatatgaattttgTATATCTAAATGATTGCTTTTTTTGttgctaaattatttttattattaattttaaatgagaaaatattttattaaatttataagctCCATACTTGTATTCTGGAAATAAGTTAAACTCgtatcataaaatatttatatccaaacacaaatatattacaaaaataaaataaatccaatagatcaataaaatttgtaaaaattaaaaacctaaataatattgtaaacaaattaaaatattacatttttaacaatattttatattatataatagtaTACTGAGTATACAACCATCAACCATATCCTATACTTATGATTAATAAAGCATATATCAACTTCATATAGAAGTAAAATGTAGCTTGATTAATAATTTAGTATCATATTAACTTGATTGAATTTAGctcaaattttacaaaatataaaataatagatTAATAGTTATATATACGAGTTGTATAATCACTAATATGATATCTGAGTATTGTATGCAACttattctctaattttttttattttttatttttgtcttcttttttatcaattgagataattaatttaaccatttttaaattaGATTGTCAAAATGGATCCACTTCAATTACACAAAACTTTATCCAATAATTTACCTTACTATTGTTTcacattatatcatatttttttaatttcataagtataattaatattttttaaaaacaaatcgaATATATTTTGTTAGTTATATtgtaaattctaaaaagaaataatttcCATGCTAATAATTTGTAGtttcaacttttttatttatacatgttttaaagagaagaagaaatgtgttaagtaattttaaatttcaatatcccATTAACAACTCCACAAAATAACAGTTCCTCAAGCATCTTAAATCATCTAGTGGTAATGAGATAATTCCATATATTTCAAAATCTGGACgttattgaaaatataatatttaaaatccaAACGAGAGAATGtcggttaaattcatttattaaatctaaattttgtatatttcaACTATTAGCAATTATATAatgtttataaataaaaaattgtaacttCATTATATGATAATACttatgcttcttcttttttgctttttaattattaatttagatttttccatattttttaagCTTGAATTGTTGGTACATCAAATTTTATCAGGCTCACGTCTTTGACTTTTTAAGCAAATTTGGATTGGATGggattttttttatcatgttaAAACAACATGGGCATAATGGCCACTCTTGCTTCCCACTTCTAACAAAGTTAGGGAACATCATTAGAGCAACTTGAATTTAAACTTGGTCATCTGATTGGCCTGGAACCAAGGGATAACTTCGCCAtagatattaatattattgttcagTTGCCAGCGATAGACTACATCTGAGAATATACTGAAATAGTGAAAACTAGCTATTAATGTCTTGATGTCCCAAAAAATGTTGAGATTTATATAATCCAAATACA
The genomic region above belongs to Gossypium hirsutum isolate 1008001.06 chromosome D05, Gossypium_hirsutum_v2.1, whole genome shotgun sequence and contains:
- the LOC121217729 gene encoding auxilin-related protein 2 isoform X3; translation: MDESWRMCMGMSTTHHLPRRKSMENSIFSLNHVTMVVPDHNLDVDDFSDVFGGPPRSVLCRKLSGDFTRSASFYEEVFRPPEFISSRSMKDGRSLPAFKIPSREEGFYSDIFGPVDAHWRSRERSRSNSKAKSNSSSVLSSEELSPLRPVIGDDVGLSSIASKLRCRPINVPSRWNSTRTAADEEAAKQQQGMPAFPRSRTFYNENLYMENEYNNNVVDNLMRSSSYNYGFSRRATSPEIISLEPHSFRSVKISADDFEFNSPSSPASSLCHEPVSVPSDSMHQKEDDEDEDEDEEEVMSSYVIEINSDVRESNGEAVSIDEAIAWAKERYNSQSSEKTQSTETEARSNSHESFDLQMDGHGTMQSPMEDEEKKLKVKEELDRTEEHIKMGILDDDVKLWSSGKENNIQLLLSTLHHILWPNSGWNMIPLTNLKESSQVKKAYQKARLCLHPDKLQQRGASLSQKYVAEKVFSILQVLI
- the LOC121217729 gene encoding auxilin-related protein 2 isoform X1, producing the protein MDESWRMCMGMSTTHHLPRRKSMENSIFSLNHVTMVVPDHNLDVDDFSDVFGGPPRSVLCRKLSGDFTRSASFYEEVFRPPEFISSRSMKDGRSLPAFKIPSREEGFYSDIFGPVDAHWRSRERSRSNSKAKSNSSSVLSSEELSPLRPVIGDDVGLSSIASKLRCRPINVPSRWNSTRTAADEEAAKQQQGMPAFPRSRTFYNENLYMENEYNNNVVDNLMRSSSYNYGFSRRATSPEIISLEPHSFRSVKISADDFEFNSPSSPASSLCHEPVSVPSDSMHQKEDDEDEDEDEEEVMSSYVIEINSDVRESNGEAVSIDEAIAWAKERYNSQSSEKTQSTETEARSNSHESFDLQMDGHGTMQSPMEDEEKKLKVKEELDRTEEHIKMGILDDDVKLWSSGKENNIQLLLSTLHHILWPNSGWNMIPLTNLKESSQVKKAYQKARLCLHPDKLQQRGASLSQKYVAEKVFSILQDAWAAFISQDVFFN
- the LOC121217729 gene encoding auxilin-related protein 2 isoform X4 yields the protein MDESWRMCMGMSTTHHLPRRKSMENSIFSLNHVTMVVPDHNLDVDDFSDVFGGPPRSVLCRKLSGDFTRSASFYEEVFRPPEFISSRSMKDGRSLPAFKIPSREEGFYSDIFGPVDAHWRSRERSRSNSKAKSNSSSVLSSEELSPLRPVIGDDVGLSSIASKLRPINVPSRWNSTRTAADEEAAKQQQGMPAFPRSRTFYNENLYMENEYNNNVVDNLMRSSSYNYGFSRRATSPEIISLEPHSFRSVKISADDFEFNSPSSPASSLCHEPVSVPSDSMHQKEDDEDEDEDEEEVMSSYVIEINSDVRESNGEAVSIDEAIAWAKERYNSQSSEKTQSTETEARSNSHESFDLQMDGHGTMQSPMEDEEKKLKVKEELDRTEEHIKMGILDDDVKLWSSGKENNIQLLLSTLHHILWPNSGWNMIPLTNLKESSQVKKAYQKARLCLHPDKLQQRGASLSQKYVAEKVFSILQVLI
- the LOC121217729 gene encoding auxilin-related protein 2 isoform X2, with translation MDESWRMCMGMSTTHHLPRRKSMENSIFSLNHVTMVVPDHNLDVDDFSDVFGGPPRSVLCRKLSGDFTRSASFYEEVFRPPEFISSRSMKDGRSLPAFKIPSREEGFYSDIFGPVDAHWRSRERSRSNSKAKSNSSSVLSSEELSPLRPVIGDDVGLSSIASKLRPINVPSRWNSTRTAADEEAAKQQQGMPAFPRSRTFYNENLYMENEYNNNVVDNLMRSSSYNYGFSRRATSPEIISLEPHSFRSVKISADDFEFNSPSSPASSLCHEPVSVPSDSMHQKEDDEDEDEDEEEVMSSYVIEINSDVRESNGEAVSIDEAIAWAKERYNSQSSEKTQSTETEARSNSHESFDLQMDGHGTMQSPMEDEEKKLKVKEELDRTEEHIKMGILDDDVKLWSSGKENNIQLLLSTLHHILWPNSGWNMIPLTNLKESSQVKKAYQKARLCLHPDKLQQRGASLSQKYVAEKVFSILQDAWAAFISQDVFFN
- the LOC107905977 gene encoding DEAD-box ATP-dependent RNA helicase 1 isoform X2; amino-acid sequence: MEVKKRSTPILPWMRSPVDVNQFEACALNLVPCLDPRLEVALDKMGFSSLFPVQVAVWQETIGPGAFERDLCINSPTGSGKTLAYALPIVQKLSTRSVKCLRALVVLPTRDLALQVKEVFAAIAPAVGLSVGLAVGQSSIADEISELIKRPKLEAGICYDPEDVTCELQSSVDILVATPGRLMDHINSTKGFTLEHLCYLVVDETDRLLREAYQSWLPTVLQLTQSNEESLFPLANSFLSSTFGSLKTIRRCGVERGFKGKSHPRLVKMVLSATLTQDPSKLAQLNLHHPLLMTTGKRRYQLPEKLESYKLICESNLRPLYLVALLQELGEEKCIVFTSSTESTHRLCMLLNLFGDLGIKIKEYSGLQRQSRRSKTLKSFREGKVQVLVSSDAMTRGMDVQGVRNVINYDIPAYIKTYIHRAGRTARAGQAGRCFTLLHKYEVKRFKKMLQKADNESVPHYSVPSSSIESLRAAYNSALGKLKETVESEASRKRKFGSKFLKLSRTKPTDRRKG
- the LOC107905977 gene encoding DEAD-box ATP-dependent RNA helicase 1 isoform X1 — encoded protein: MEVKKRSTPILPWMRSPVDVNQFEACALNLVPCLDPRLTVLIIDFFQVRLEVALDKMGFSSLFPVQVAVWQETIGPGAFERDLCINSPTGSGKTLAYALPIVQKLSTRSVKCLRALVVLPTRDLALQVKEVFAAIAPAVGLSVGLAVGQSSIADEISELIKRPKLEAGICYDPEDVTCELQSSVDILVATPGRLMDHINSTKGFTLEHLCYLVVDETDRLLREAYQSWLPTVLQLTQSNEESLFPLANSFLSSTFGSLKTIRRCGVERGFKGKSHPRLVKMVLSATLTQDPSKLAQLNLHHPLLMTTGKRRYQLPEKLESYKLICESNLRPLYLVALLQELGEEKCIVFTSSTESTHRLCMLLNLFGDLGIKIKEYSGLQRQSRRSKTLKSFREGKVQVLVSSDAMTRGMDVQGVRNVINYDIPAYIKTYIHRAGRTARAGQAGRCFTLLHKYEVKRFKKMLQKADNESVPHYSVPSSSIESLRAAYNSALGKLKETVESEASRKRKFGSKFLKLSRTKPTDRRKG
- the LOC107905977 gene encoding DEAD-box ATP-dependent RNA helicase 1 isoform X3; amino-acid sequence: MGFSSLFPVQVAVWQETIGPGAFERDLCINSPTGSGKTLAYALPIVQKLSTRSVKCLRALVVLPTRDLALQVKEVFAAIAPAVGLSVGLAVGQSSIADEISELIKRPKLEAGICYDPEDVTCELQSSVDILVATPGRLMDHINSTKGFTLEHLCYLVVDETDRLLREAYQSWLPTVLQLTQSNEESLFPLANSFLSSTFGSLKTIRRCGVERGFKGKSHPRLVKMVLSATLTQDPSKLAQLNLHHPLLMTTGKRRYQLPEKLESYKLICESNLRPLYLVALLQELGEEKCIVFTSSTESTHRLCMLLNLFGDLGIKIKEYSGLQRQSRRSKTLKSFREGKVQVLVSSDAMTRGMDVQGVRNVINYDIPAYIKTYIHRAGRTARAGQAGRCFTLLHKYEVKRFKKMLQKADNESVPHYSVPSSSIESLRAAYNSALGKLKETVESEASRKRKFGSKFLKLSRTKPTDRRKG